One genomic window of Sodaliphilus pleomorphus includes the following:
- a CDS encoding TlpA family protein disulfide reductase, with amino-acid sequence MKKTFAIIMLLCALAPLAQAQLPAVTLKTIDGRTVRTDTLNNGGKPFIIDFFATWCKPCNRELKAINEVYADWKEETGVKLIAVSIDQAQNINKLKPMVDEQGWEYEVLLDPNGDFKRALGVQLIPYVLIVDGNGKIAYKHNGYTDGAENELIEKVRELLSK; translated from the coding sequence ATGAAAAAGACATTTGCAATCATCATGCTGCTGTGTGCCCTGGCCCCGCTGGCACAGGCGCAACTGCCGGCAGTGACACTGAAAACGATCGACGGTCGCACCGTGCGCACCGACACGCTCAACAACGGCGGCAAGCCCTTCATCATCGACTTCTTCGCCACATGGTGCAAGCCCTGCAACCGCGAGCTCAAAGCCATCAACGAGGTCTATGCCGACTGGAAAGAGGAAACAGGCGTGAAGCTCATAGCTGTGAGCATCGACCAGGCCCAGAACATCAACAAGCTCAAGCCCATGGTCGACGAGCAAGGCTGGGAATATGAGGTACTGCTCGACCCCAACGGTGACTTCAAGCGCGCCCTGGGTGTGCAGCTCATACCCTATGTGCTCATCGTCGACGGCAACGGCAAGATTGCCTACAAGCACAACGGCTACACCGACGGTGCCGAAAACGAGCTTATCGAAAAAGTGCGTGAACTGCTATCGAAGTAA
- a CDS encoding Omp28-related outer membrane protein — protein sequence MKKFFTFILLISLVAITSANHAAASQTWWGYYLATENRTATGYNAKATVSQAIFIPGNTGAAQGKTIKGVRLYMRSFAAISGLKVWISRSLPSAADKADYVQTMNMVDMNNGDESSESLGKQNDITLDKPYVIPAEGVYVGYTFTVRSTNADYGKHPTCVADGDVEGGLFMAKGSTWTDYSKKGKGHLALQVQLDGEFYNNALSPHDFGTQIVAKGGSVKVPIRVTNDGTATVKDFDYTVAIDGTTSAEKHVSLAQELANINESTTGTIELQAADRAVSQQVQVTITKVNGQPNESGHATATGKLNTLGESFERNVLVEEFTTEKCPNCPTMATMMKNTLNRYPQQAARVALVCHHSGFYTDQFTTSADNAYTWFYNNAGATYAPALMFDRYPYTEADKTGLKTPVIFASNSSEIIAYINHRLNTPAYLDLDAEAAFNADSTSVTVWVTAKRAQGYEVTPRLAVVLTENNIASTSQAGYSSTFYHAHVMRDINSTWGVDVDNWTDNQATYSYTFDLKNNWNRSNLQVVAYIGNYDSTDASNCVVENSVAVNPAAYTPASGDIDGDGTVNVSDATALVNKVLGEADYSNLKCDINGDGTVNVSDVTALISNILSKGN from the coding sequence ATGAAGAAATTTTTCACTTTCATCCTATTGATCTCACTTGTGGCAATCACGAGCGCCAACCATGCCGCCGCAAGCCAGACGTGGTGGGGCTATTACCTGGCCACCGAAAACCGCACAGCCACGGGCTATAATGCAAAAGCCACAGTGAGCCAAGCCATCTTCATTCCTGGCAACACGGGCGCAGCCCAAGGAAAGACCATAAAGGGCGTGCGCCTGTACATGCGCAGCTTCGCAGCCATATCGGGCCTCAAGGTGTGGATATCACGCTCGCTGCCCAGTGCAGCCGACAAGGCCGACTATGTGCAGACTATGAACATGGTAGACATGAACAATGGCGATGAGAGCTCAGAAAGCCTGGGCAAGCAAAACGACATCACGCTCGACAAGCCCTATGTGATACCTGCCGAAGGCGTATATGTGGGCTACACCTTCACCGTGCGGTCGACCAATGCCGACTATGGCAAGCACCCCACCTGCGTGGCCGATGGCGACGTCGAGGGCGGCCTCTTCATGGCCAAGGGAAGCACTTGGACCGACTATTCCAAGAAAGGCAAGGGTCACCTGGCCCTGCAGGTGCAGCTCGATGGAGAATTCTACAACAATGCCCTGTCGCCCCACGACTTCGGGACCCAAATAGTAGCCAAGGGCGGCTCGGTGAAGGTGCCCATCAGGGTCACCAACGACGGCACCGCTACAGTCAAAGACTTTGACTACACCGTCGCCATCGACGGCACGACCAGCGCCGAGAAGCATGTGAGCCTGGCCCAAGAGCTGGCCAACATCAACGAGTCGACCACGGGCACCATCGAGCTGCAAGCGGCCGACCGTGCCGTGTCGCAACAGGTGCAAGTCACCATCACCAAGGTCAACGGCCAGCCCAACGAGTCGGGCCACGCAACGGCCACCGGCAAGCTCAACACCCTGGGCGAGAGCTTTGAGCGCAACGTGCTTGTCGAGGAGTTCACCACCGAGAAATGCCCCAACTGCCCCACTATGGCCACGATGATGAAAAACACCTTGAACCGCTATCCCCAGCAGGCAGCCCGGGTTGCACTCGTGTGCCACCACTCTGGCTTCTATACCGACCAATTCACCACCAGTGCCGACAATGCCTACACCTGGTTCTACAACAACGCGGGTGCCACCTATGCTCCGGCATTGATGTTTGACCGCTACCCCTATACCGAGGCCGATAAAACAGGATTGAAAACGCCTGTAATCTTCGCCAGTAACAGTTCTGAAATCATTGCCTACATCAACCACCGCTTGAACACACCCGCCTACTTAGACCTCGACGCCGAAGCAGCCTTCAATGCCGACAGCACGAGCGTGACCGTGTGGGTCACTGCCAAGCGCGCCCAGGGATATGAGGTGACCCCCCGCCTGGCCGTTGTGCTCACCGAGAACAACATTGCCTCGACTTCGCAGGCAGGTTACAGCAGCACCTTCTATCATGCCCATGTGATGCGCGACATCAACTCGACTTGGGGAGTGGACGTGGACAACTGGACCGACAACCAGGCCACCTACAGCTACACCTTTGACCTCAAAAACAACTGGAACAGGAGCAATCTGCAAGTAGTGGCCTACATAGGCAACTACGACAGCACCGACGCCTCCAACTGCGTGGTCGAGAACTCGGTTGCCGTGAATCCGGCAGCCTACACTCCGGCCAGCGGCGACATCGACGGCGACGGCACCGTCAACGTGAGCGATGCGACTGCACTGGTCAACAAGGTGCTGGGCGAGGCCGACTACAGCAACCTGAAGTGCGACATCAACGGCGACGGCACCGTCAACGTGAGCGATGTGACCGCCCTGATCTCCAACATTTTGAGCAAGGGCAATTGA
- a CDS encoding ATP-binding protein produces MDFIDRNKELGRLEAALNGCKGKLLVVYGRRRLGKSRLIKKILKEEDVYYEATKSESATQRLGLAASVALSYHDFDKPTYSTWDSLLSAFNNQCKEGATLILDEFPYLVERDASLPSTIQSIVDSGSMRYNLLICGSSQRMMQKLVLDGSEPLYGRASEKINLGPIRAQYWWHALNLTAKQVIEEYSVWGGVPRYWVLREQYCSLDNALENLILDEQGPLVEEPEALFLDDTNVIAPYISIMTAIGQGNAKISRIADVVGHKVSELAPVMKNLIAMHYVRKEVPFGEDAEKSKKTLYVIDDPFLDFYYRFVVPARPLLSIDRTDVVLQNIHNHMAEHVEHIWERLCQIAVSGNNMFGHTWNAAAHWWGKVPVFKEGRKTPTGNRELEFDVVAESMDDRDTILVGECKWKSADHAERLLAQLQEKVKYAPFAKGKKIVYALFLREKPLSTADCEMMFPEDVLNNLPK; encoded by the coding sequence ATGGATTTTATCGACAGAAACAAGGAATTAGGCCGCTTGGAAGCCGCCCTAAATGGATGCAAAGGCAAGTTACTGGTTGTCTATGGTCGCCGACGGTTGGGCAAGTCCAGACTTATAAAGAAAATTCTAAAAGAGGAAGATGTTTATTATGAGGCAACTAAAAGCGAATCAGCAACTCAAAGGCTTGGACTTGCCGCTTCTGTCGCTTTGTCATACCATGATTTTGACAAGCCAACTTACTCCACATGGGATTCACTATTAAGCGCTTTCAACAACCAATGCAAGGAAGGGGCAACGCTAATACTTGATGAATTCCCTTATCTTGTAGAAAGAGATGCCTCTCTTCCGTCTACCATTCAAAGTATTGTGGACAGTGGTAGCATGCGATACAATCTTTTGATATGTGGCTCGTCACAGCGTATGATGCAAAAGTTAGTACTCGATGGTTCCGAGCCGCTCTATGGTCGTGCGTCAGAGAAAATTAATCTCGGCCCAATACGTGCGCAATACTGGTGGCATGCACTTAATCTAACCGCAAAACAGGTGATTGAAGAATACAGTGTGTGGGGTGGTGTGCCACGTTACTGGGTTCTCCGTGAGCAATACTGTTCTCTTGACAATGCTTTGGAAAATCTTATTCTTGACGAGCAGGGTCCACTCGTAGAAGAGCCTGAGGCTCTGTTTCTTGACGATACAAACGTGATAGCACCCTATATATCTATAATGACAGCAATAGGGCAGGGAAACGCGAAAATCTCCCGTATTGCCGATGTCGTTGGACATAAGGTGTCTGAACTTGCACCTGTGATGAAAAACCTCATTGCCATGCATTATGTTCGCAAAGAAGTGCCATTCGGAGAGGATGCAGAGAAGTCAAAGAAGACGTTGTATGTGATAGACGACCCTTTCCTCGACTTCTACTATAGGTTCGTTGTTCCGGCCAGACCTTTACTTTCAATAGACAGAACTGATGTTGTCCTGCAAAATATTCACAACCACATGGCAGAGCACGTGGAACATATTTGGGAGCGTCTTTGTCAGATTGCGGTTTCTGGCAACAATATGTTTGGTCACACATGGAATGCTGCTGCCCATTGGTGGGGAAAGGTGCCCGTGTTTAAAGAAGGCAGGAAAACCCCGACGGGCAATCGGGAGTTGGAGTTTGATGTCGTGGCAGAGTCAATGGATGATAGAGATACTATACTTGTCGGCGAGTGTAAGTGGAAGTCGGCTGACCATGCCGAGCGTCTCTTGGCTCAATTGCAAGAGAAAGTCAAATATGCCCCGTTTGCGAAAGGCAAGAAAATCGTTTACGCCCTTTTTCTCCGTGAAAAACCGCTTTCAACAGCTGATTGTGAAATGATGTTTCCCGAAGATGTCCTCAACAATTTGCCGAAATAA
- a CDS encoding L,D-transpeptidase: MKTYFFILTAVAALVVVAGCGKGKDAHGNNDAAQPVELTAQGELAQSGQAGTIAALPFSGSDVKEHVVLDYGNRTVRAVPDVSFSHPELMKEKKNCFVVISKKDFYLYVYEPQGTDTVMLARYDCALSLKKGQKTAEGDMCTPHCSMQQPFSVSQIAPASSWTHDFGDGRGAIKSYGDYFLRLVTPGHSGIGIHGSTGNRESVPGRASEGCIRLKDEDIKDLVQHYATVGMRVVIKGETVDDYPFEIHAMTRQKIARKRHFDPRTTLTNAQIEQARPEPGRR, translated from the coding sequence ATGAAAACCTACTTCTTTATATTGACAGCAGTCGCGGCTCTCGTCGTCGTTGCGGGTTGCGGCAAGGGCAAGGATGCCCACGGCAACAACGATGCCGCCCAGCCAGTTGAGCTCACTGCCCAGGGCGAGCTTGCCCAGTCTGGCCAGGCGGGCACGATCGCCGCCTTGCCTTTCTCGGGCAGCGACGTCAAGGAGCATGTGGTGCTCGACTACGGCAACCGCACCGTGAGGGCTGTGCCCGACGTGAGCTTCAGCCATCCCGAGTTGATGAAAGAAAAGAAGAACTGCTTTGTCGTGATCTCAAAAAAGGACTTCTACCTCTATGTGTATGAGCCACAGGGGACCGACACCGTGATGCTGGCCCGCTACGACTGCGCGCTCTCGCTCAAAAAGGGCCAGAAGACGGCCGAGGGCGACATGTGCACGCCCCACTGCTCGATGCAGCAGCCCTTCAGCGTGTCGCAGATTGCGCCTGCCTCGTCGTGGACCCACGACTTCGGCGACGGCCGCGGCGCCATCAAGAGCTATGGCGACTACTTCTTGCGCTTGGTCACGCCCGGTCACTCGGGCATAGGCATACATGGCAGCACGGGCAACCGCGAGAGTGTGCCTGGCCGTGCCAGCGAGGGGTGCATCCGCCTCAAGGACGAGGACATCAAGGATCTTGTCCAGCACTATGCCACAGTGGGTATGCGAGTGGTGATAAAGGGCGAGACGGTCGACGACTACCCCTTTGAGATACATGCCATGACCAGGCAGAAGATTGCCCGCAAGCGCCACTTCGACCCACGCACGACCTTGACCAATGCCCAAATCGAGCAGGCCCGCCCCGAGCCAGGCCGCCGATGA
- a CDS encoding CapA family protein produces MSQLISILLLSLLQLLVGTDTLSIYNPHLAGADSVDLLFAGDAMQHAPQNKAALQRNGTYDYTACFALLEPYIKAADYAVVNLETPLGGRPYTGYPCFSAPDEYAWQLKKSGFDLLLTANNHCLDRRDAGLRRTIKTLDAMKIAHIGTYTDAADRQSRLPFIADIKGMKVAFLDYTYGTNGITVQGDVVVDYIELHKMQADIEAARAAGAQAVCVNMHWGIEYKLAPSSEQRSLAQWLVDHGVELVIGGHPHVLEPFKMVHSSVTGKDALVVYSMGNFISAQKPLDTRVGAIVRVTLKTGTDGKISIARAGYKLFYCQHPGWKGDNYRLIPDDRREMVRKSDRATYDAAMARARNLVMAHNVQVLPLKQ; encoded by the coding sequence ATGTCGCAACTCATCTCAATACTATTGCTCTCGCTGCTGCAGCTGCTTGTGGGCACCGACACGCTGAGCATCTACAACCCGCACCTGGCCGGGGCCGACAGCGTCGACCTGCTCTTTGCCGGCGATGCCATGCAGCACGCACCGCAGAACAAAGCCGCCCTGCAGCGCAACGGCACCTACGACTACACGGCCTGCTTCGCTCTGCTTGAACCCTACATCAAGGCGGCCGACTATGCCGTAGTGAACCTGGAGACCCCGCTGGGCGGCCGGCCCTACACGGGCTATCCCTGCTTCAGTGCCCCCGATGAGTATGCCTGGCAATTGAAGAAAAGCGGGTTTGACTTGCTGCTCACGGCCAATAACCACTGCCTCGACCGCCGCGACGCTGGACTGCGGCGCACCATAAAGACGCTCGATGCGATGAAGATTGCCCACATAGGCACCTACACCGATGCGGCCGACCGCCAAAGCCGCCTGCCCTTCATTGCCGACATCAAGGGCATGAAAGTCGCCTTTCTCGACTACACCTACGGCACCAACGGCATCACCGTTCAGGGCGATGTGGTGGTCGACTACATCGAGCTGCACAAGATGCAGGCCGACATCGAGGCTGCCCGTGCGGCAGGCGCACAGGCCGTGTGTGTCAACATGCACTGGGGCATCGAGTACAAGCTCGCTCCCAGCAGCGAGCAGCGCTCGCTGGCACAGTGGCTTGTCGACCACGGGGTCGAACTCGTGATAGGCGGTCACCCCCACGTGCTGGAGCCGTTCAAGATGGTGCACAGCAGTGTCACTGGCAAAGACGCCCTGGTGGTGTACAGCATGGGCAATTTCATCTCGGCGCAAAAGCCCCTCGACACCCGGGTGGGTGCCATAGTGAGGGTGACGCTCAAGACCGGCACCGATGGCAAGATAAGCATAGCCCGCGCAGGCTACAAGCTCTTCTACTGCCAGCACCCTGGCTGGAAAGGCGACAACTATCGCCTCATTCCCGACGACCGTCGCGAGATGGTGCGCAAGAGCGACCGTGCCACCTACGATGCCGCCATGGCTCGCGCCCGCAACCTGGTGATGGCGCACAACGTGCAGGTGCTGCCCCTCAAGCAGTAG
- the folD gene encoding bifunctional methylenetetrahydrofolate dehydrogenase/methenyltetrahydrofolate cyclohydrolase FolD, with product MQLIDGKKVAAQIKQEIAAEVKNMIAAGKKQPHLAAILVGHDGGSETYVSHKVKACAECGFKSTLLRYEADVTEAQLLEAIAGLNADPDVDGFIVQLPLPKHIDEQKVIEAIDYRKDVDGFHPINVGRLSIGLPCFRSATPQGILTLLERYNIETSGKHCVVIGRSNIVGKPVAAMMMQKSYPGNCTVTVCHSATAHLKEITRTADILIAAIGRPEYVTEDMVKDGVVVIDVGTTRLPSTTTKSGWKLHGDVDFEHVAPHCSYITPVPGGVGPMTICSLMKNTLLAAKHEIYK from the coding sequence ATGCAGTTGATCGACGGAAAGAAAGTAGCTGCTCAAATCAAGCAGGAAATTGCTGCCGAGGTGAAAAACATGATTGCAGCAGGTAAGAAACAGCCTCACTTGGCCGCCATACTGGTGGGCCACGACGGCGGCAGCGAGACCTATGTGTCGCACAAGGTGAAAGCCTGTGCCGAGTGTGGCTTCAAGAGCACCCTCTTGCGATATGAGGCCGACGTGACCGAGGCCCAGTTGCTCGAGGCCATCGCCGGGCTCAATGCCGACCCCGATGTGGATGGTTTCATCGTGCAGCTGCCACTGCCCAAGCACATCGACGAGCAGAAGGTGATCGAAGCCATCGACTACCGCAAGGACGTGGACGGCTTCCACCCCATCAACGTGGGCCGGCTCTCGATAGGGCTGCCCTGCTTCAGAAGCGCCACGCCTCAAGGCATTCTCACACTGCTCGAGCGCTACAACATCGAGACCAGCGGCAAGCACTGCGTGGTGATAGGGCGCAGCAACATCGTGGGCAAGCCAGTGGCCGCCATGATGATGCAGAAGTCGTATCCCGGCAACTGCACCGTGACCGTGTGCCACAGTGCCACTGCTCATCTCAAGGAAATCACCCGCACAGCCGACATTCTCATTGCTGCCATAGGGCGGCCCGAATATGTGACCGAAGACATGGTGAAAGACGGCGTGGTGGTCATCGACGTGGGCACTACCCGCCTGCCCTCGACCACGACCAAAAGCGGCTGGAAGCTGCACGGCGACGTCGACTTTGAGCACGTGGCTCCGCACTGCTCCTATATCACCCCGGTGCCAGGCGGCGTGGGCCCCATGACGATATGCTCGCTCATGAAAAACACCCTGCTGGCTGCCAAGCACGAGATATACAAGTAA